The region TAACGGCCGGCCACCTCGAACAAATTAAATAGGCTCAGATAGGTTAAGCTTTATAATGGGCCAATAATATTATTAGCTCTTACTTAGGGCACGCCTAATAACTTTTAGCCTTTTTCAAACTACCATTGATGAATTGCTTTCTTTTGAGGTTACAAAGTAGAAGGTCATATAGTTATATTAAATCTGGACCCCGTATAAATGCTTCGCATTTTACGGGATAACGTTCGTTTAGTGACACAAAAGAGCTGTTGTCTCTTTTATGTCCAACTCACGTTACTTAGGAAGAATTAGTATGAATCGATATGAAAAAGGTTTAGAAATAATTCGCGAGCATTTAGGGAAAGAAGCAGCTGATGAGCATATAGAAAAAATTAAAGAAGTAGCGCCTTTCTTTGCCAAAGTAAATGTAGAATTTCCATTTGGCGATCTCTATGCTCATGAATGTACACTTGCGCAAAGTACTAGAGAATTAGCCACTATCGCTGCGTTAACCGTGTTAGGTTATGCTCACTTAGAATTAAAACTACATATCAAAGCTGCGTTAAATTGTGGTGCAACTAAAGAGGAAATTGTAGAGGTGATTACGCAAATGATTGCCTATTGTGGTTTTCCAGCTGCAACTAACGCTATCTTGCTAGCAAGAGAAGTGTTTAATTCTTTGGATGATAAATAAAATATACTTAAATTCTCTACAAGTATTTAGTTGAAAACTCTTAAGAAATAAGTATATTTTATTAGACCTCTTGCCTAACCTGTTTATTTTGGGGGAGTGCAAGGCGCAAGGTTTTTGAGGAGCAAAGTTTACATGCCGTAAATGAGCACCGGAGAAAACCTGGCAACACAGCAATCGCGTAAAATAAATAGGTTAGGCAAGAGGTCTATTCTAAAAATAAAAACCGAATAAATAGTAAAATCTTTTTGCTATTGTCGAATTAAGCGCTTATTCTTACCGTCATGTAACGTATTTTCTGTCGAGCGATAAGGATTAATATCTAAACCGCCTCGTCTTGTATAGCGTCCATAAACAGTCAATTGTTCTGGTTTACAATAAGTCATAATATCTACAAAAATCCGTTCAATACATTGCTCATGAAATTCATTATGATTTCTAAAAGAAATAAGATATTTCAATAAGGCTTCACGATTAATTTTCTTACCTTTATAGGCAATCTGCACACTACCCCAATCTGGTTGGTTGGTAACCAAGCAATTTGATTTTAATAAATCAGAATAAAGAATTTCTTCTACTTCTTCATCTGTAACTGATAAAAAAGAAGGTTCAACTTGATAAATAGAGCATTCAACATCCAGATTATCAATCGTTTCACCCTCACATGACTCAATAACTTTAAACTGTCTTGCCTCGGCAAGCGAGTAAATAGTGACTGAAACTTCAGCATCAATTCGCTTTTCTAAATCATTTTTTACAATACTCTCTAGCGCAAATTTATCTTTAATTTTTGTATTATTAAATGAATTAAAGTAGAGCTTAAGCGATTTAGATTCAATTAATTTAGGTGAACGGCAATCATAAATAATTTCAGCTACACCAACCATTGGCTTCCCTTTTTCATTAAGCCAAGATACCTCATAGTGATTCCAACAATCAAAACCAAAAAAGGGTAAAGCAGATGAATTGATTCCTATTTCTTGCCGTTTACCAGCTCGCGGTATGGGATAAAGCCTATCGGGATTATAAGTCAAATCATAATCTGATTTCTTTCCCAACTCCGATTCGTTATTAATTGCTTCATATTTACTAAGTATTTGATCACTCATCTTATTTAACTCCAGTATTTCAATAATTTTTGCTGTGCTTTGCCAATTTACCAAACTACCCATCTCTATTTGGCTAGCGATATAGGTTAATAAGGAAGCAGCTTCATTAATTTGTGCGGCTTTTGCGTGTAATTCATCGGCTTGAATTTTAAGAGAAGCATTTAAATTGAAATTTGGATTTTCAATACATTTTTTTATTTCCTCTAAAGAAAATCCTAAGTATTTCAACGTTATAATTTGCTGTAGAATTAATAAATCTTTTTCAGAATACAGACGATAGCCAGAAACTGACCGTTTGGTAGGTCTAAGTAAGCCAATTTCATCATAATATTGTAGTGAACGAACCGTAAGGGAGGTCATCCGACTAACTTCTTTAACTTGATAATATTTCATATAACCCTCTCGTTGATACAAATTTTAACCTATTACGTCACGTGAGGGTCAATATTTTTTAAAAATAAACAATTGTTTTATGTGTTATAGTAAAATAATTGAGAAAAAACAGCCTTTATAAGTAAACTAATTGGAATATTACACAATGATTGCAGCAATTATTTTTGATTTTGATGGCGTTATTTTAGATAGCGAACCGTTACATTATAAAGCGTGCTGCCAAGTTTTAGCACCTTTGGGGCTAGCTTTAAGCTATGATGACTATCAAAAAAATTATTTAGGTTTATCTGATAAGGACATGTTTCCACAACTAATGCGGGATAAACAGTATAGTATTTCTAACGAAGATATAATTAAGTTAATACATCAAAAAGCTATAGCTTATACAGAAATAATTTTACATCACCCTACCTTACCTATTATTGATGGATTTCCTGAATTTTTAACCAATATTGCAAAGAAAGTTAAAAAAATAGCAATTTGTAGTGGTTCTACCAAAAATGAGATAAATTCAGCTTTAACTAAAATAGCACAAGGTAAGCTACAAACTTATTTTAATACTATAGTAACTTCTGAAGATGTAAGTCATGGCAAGCCTTCGCCAGAAGGTTATTTGTTAACTGCTCAGAAAATGAATGTTTCTCCTAAGCATTGTCTAGTGATTGAAGATACGCCTCTTGGAATAGAAGCAGCAAAAGCAGCAGGTATGCAAGTTATTGGATTACTTACTAGTTATAAAAATAAATATGATTTAAATACAAATAAAGCAGTCAGCAATTTTAATCAGTTATTACAGGAAAATCTTTTAAATTTAATTTAAAAATAAAGCTTATTTAATAAGGTAAATAGATTACGCTTTATTAGCGTAATCTATTTATAAAATTAGAATGAATAAGCAGTAGCAGTAGAATACTCTACTTCTACTTTAGGTTGACTACTAACTTTATCTTTAATAGTACTAAAAGTACGAGTACCTAATTTTAAGATGTTCTCAGGTCCTGAGATTGCAGTCATAACGGCTAAAGCAACTGTGCCAACTGCAGACATGCCAGCTAAAATGCCAAGTTGTTTTGAAATTGCTAAATTATCAGCAGAAGCTTCTTTTTTGCCTGCCAAACGAGTAGCACCAGCCATCATTAAATAACCTAGGCTTGCAATAGCACTTGCAACTGCAACCGCGGCAACTGCAACACTAAGAACGCCCCAAGCTAGAGGTGCATATATTATGGAGCCAACTGATTTAGCAACATCTGCTGCAAGGTTCTTAACGGGACCTTTGTAAGGAGCAAAAAAATTAGAAGTAGTATTAGAACGCACTGGGCCTGTTAAAAAATTATAAGCTGGAGCAAGAACGTTGCTTGCTTTAAAATCTTTATTAATTTTTAAATTTTCCAGTGTCTCAGGTCTAATATATTTATCAAGTCTAACTTTAGCCATGTTAATTCTCCTTATTGAAATTAGGAGCCACAGTGTGCATTATGCAGGCAACTCAGTCAACCTAATCTTTGCTGTAAAATATATTAAATGAATAGACTTTCCGTAGGCAGGAAATGAAACCTGACTAGTCATAAACTGCAGGTTTTTTTCTTAATGACTTTACTTGGCTTTGTTTTGATTTTTCTGCTAGAATTTTTTGTTTTGTCCGTCTTGAGCGGCGCTTCTTTTGTCGCTTTATTTTCTCAATCTCTTGCTGTATTTTAGATTTTTCATCACTATAAATAGCAGCTAATTTTTCACAAAGCCTTATTCTGGCAAAGTAGCGATTATCTTCACGACTGCGTGTTTCCTGGCATTTTATCTCAATGCTTAAAGGCAGGTATTTTAAATAAACTGTTGAAGCAGTCTTATGTAAATTTTGTCCGCCTCTGCCACTACCAATAATAAATTTCTCAATTATTTGGGAATCCTGAATTTTAAGTTTTTCCATCCAATTTTTCAAATTATCCCATTTTTCTTTATTGATCATGACTCCTCATTGCTAGAATAATTTATAAAATACGTAATATAGTTGCCAACACCTTTAAATTTTTAACATTTTTAACAAACTTAGTCTAATTTAATCAAAGTTAACTATGATATAAAGCCAATAATTCTTTACTAGTATGACAACCTAGTTTTTCCATCACTTTAGCTAAATTACCTTCTACTGTCCTATATGACGTTTTTAATTCTTTCGCAATCTCTTTAGCTGCTTTACCTTGGGCCAATAATTTCACACATTTTGCTTGCTGTTTAGTTAGAGAAATAGGTGTGTGCAAAGTTTTATGAAATATCGTTAAATCTTTTTTTTCTAAATTTAACTGGATATTAGACTTAGAAGATTTAGCGTCAGTTATATTTTCTTGTATAGTACGAACGTGATGTTCTAGATTATTATCATCACTATTAATCGTAATCATTGCTAAATTCTCATACAAACTATTACGTTGGCTTTGAAGGGCTTGGAGAAAAGCGTCAATTTCCATAGGTTTTAACAATAACGGCACTGGATTACGGGATAACCGATCTAGTTGCATAGGTAAGCTTACTTGTAAATAAACTAAGTATTCTTTTTCTAAAAGTTTAGAAATTTCTTTGCTTTCTATAATATTTGCATCAGTAGCGACTACAATATTTTCTCTTTTTAAGAGACTAGTTAAAACATCTTTTTGACACTTAAAAAAAGAAGCCGCCCCTTTAGGTCCCATAATCTCATGTACCCTACGGCCAATCTTATATTCTAATCCAAAGTCTGCATCAGCAAATTCCCAGCCAAGCTGCGTTGCTAAGGACTGTGCTAGTAATGTTTTTCCTGCTCCAGGATGCCCTATAATAAAAATTCTTGTGTATTTTTTCATTTCTTTAACCTCAAACTAATAACTTTAAATATTGTATAAATTTTAATCATTATTATAGTTATTAATCTAAGTTAACGACAATACGTAGGACTACTTATAGCTATTACTGCTCTAAGTAACGAAGTGATCTAACGGTTATTTATATTTTAGTAATTTCAAGGCTTCGAATTCGCTAAAAATAGGCTACGTTACAGCCCAAATACTAATTAATAGTGATGCAATCACAAATGAGTAGAGAGCATCTGCTATTTCGCATATTACTGTTGCAAATTTATTAAATATTTCATTAAAAGGTCTAACTTTGTTAGTATTTTCATAAACTCCCTGTTTAGATTAAATTTAGACTTAATCTTTATATAAAAAAGTTTTCAATACTTTGAATGTATATTTATACTAAAACTTTAAATAATAGACCTCTTATATAATCTGTTTATTTGGGAGAGTGCAAGGCGCATGAGTTTTGAGGAGCGGAGTTTACCTAGAGTAAATGAGCATCAGAGAAAACCTTGCAACACAGCAATTCGTTAAATAAACAGGTTATGCAAGAGGTCTAATGTAGTTTTACTGGCCAAGGAAGATAACTTCATGAAAATAACTACATATCAATCAAAAAGAATAGGAACTGTTATTGTTAAAACACAAGGCAATCAAGCAACTATTTCCTCCAAGCGTTTAGAACTTAAGTCGCTTAATCAATGTGATACTTCATATTTAACCGAACAATACAAACGTCTCTTAATTAACCCTGAAAACACAAAATGGTTTGGCACAGGTAATATTTGGAGTGAACAAGAAGTAAAAGACCTCATTCTAGAGGAAAAAAAATATTGGCATGAAGGAAGGAATTTTGGTGCTTTTACAGTCTATGATGCCAAGGCAAAAAATTTTATTGGTAGTTTATTTATTAATCAGGCAACCAATGATTTTGCGCATATTGGTACTGGCCATAAGCAAGCAATAGA is a window of Legionella busanensis DNA encoding:
- a CDS encoding carboxymuconolactone decarboxylase family protein, whose protein sequence is MNRYEKGLEIIREHLGKEAADEHIEKIKEVAPFFAKVNVEFPFGDLYAHECTLAQSTRELATIAALTVLGYAHLELKLHIKAALNCGATKEEIVEVITQMIAYCGFPAATNAILLAREVFNSLDDK
- the queF gene encoding NADPH-dependent 7-cyano-7-deazaguanine reductase QueF (Catalyzes the NADPH-dependent reduction of 7-cyano-7-deazaguanine (preQ0) to 7-aminomethyl-7-deazaguanine (preQ1) in queuosine biosynthesis) — translated: MSDQILSKYEAINNESELGKKSDYDLTYNPDRLYPIPRAGKRQEIGINSSALPFFGFDCWNHYEVSWLNEKGKPMVGVAEIIYDCRSPKLIESKSLKLYFNSFNNTKIKDKFALESIVKNDLEKRIDAEVSVTIYSLAEARQFKVIESCEGETIDNLDVECSIYQVEPSFLSVTDEEVEEILYSDLLKSNCLVTNQPDWGSVQIAYKGKKINREALLKYLISFRNHNEFHEQCIERIFVDIMTYCKPEQLTVYGRYTRRGGLDINPYRSTENTLHDGKNKRLIRQ
- a CDS encoding HAD family hydrolase, whose amino-acid sequence is MIAAIIFDFDGVILDSEPLHYKACCQVLAPLGLALSYDDYQKNYLGLSDKDMFPQLMRDKQYSISNEDIIKLIHQKAIAYTEIILHHPTLPIIDGFPEFLTNIAKKVKKIAICSGSTKNEINSALTKIAQGKLQTYFNTIVTSEDVSHGKPSPEGYLLTAQKMNVSPKHCLVIEDTPLGIEAAKAAGMQVIGLLTSYKNKYDLNTNKAVSNFNQLLQENLLNLI
- a CDS encoding peptide chain release factor family protein; this encodes MINKEKWDNLKNWMEKLKIQDSQIIEKFIIGSGRGGQNLHKTASTVYLKYLPLSIEIKCQETRSREDNRYFARIRLCEKLAAIYSDEKSKIQQEIEKIKRQKKRRSRRTKQKILAEKSKQSQVKSLRKKPAVYD
- a CDS encoding LuxR family transcriptional regulator, translated to MKKYTRIFIIGHPGAGKTLLAQSLATQLGWEFADADFGLEYKIGRRVHEIMGPKGAASFFKCQKDVLTSLLKRENIVVATDANIIESKEISKLLEKEYLVYLQVSLPMQLDRLSRNPVPLLLKPMEIDAFLQALQSQRNSLYENLAMITINSDDNNLEHHVRTIQENITDAKSSKSNIQLNLEKKDLTIFHKTLHTPISLTKQQAKCVKLLAQGKAAKEIAKELKTSYRTVEGNLAKVMEKLGCHTSKELLALYHS
- a CDS encoding GNAT family N-acetyltransferase; this encodes MKITTYQSKRIGTVIVKTQGNQATISSKRLELKSLNQCDTSYLTEQYKRLLINPENTKWFGTGNIWSEQEVKDLILEEKKYWHEGRNFGAFTVYDAKAKNFIGSLFINQATNDFAHIGTGHKQAIEIGYIIDPDFNGQGYGTEIAILGKKYIKYLAENLANLNEEKRIKEIVATVHPLNKGSLRILEKTLKHQEPEEFKKFGGQPRLLFFKPLKAEKSANIDFICNAKL